Proteins co-encoded in one Papaver somniferum cultivar HN1 chromosome 5, ASM357369v1, whole genome shotgun sequence genomic window:
- the LOC113283733 gene encoding uncharacterized protein LOC113283733, producing MRSKRLELQEAQQKQKKKLSTTKSSSASVNGSWANEIVSIAADASVKAVALKKKRLSTTKPSSAFVNGIRENEIATDPVDERLIDDMPDAGGDIRDEDTDRVDSWSDARDEDAGTLDTGRDARDEDADILYGDGNGEMQFAEDQSLPTKSDENADMLGANERVNMQFVEDQLLPTNSDKVAGSSRKRKRDMVQRQVTDPHSESNNANCTDNGQGSTSMPSGMRKLVIFDKYGRPCDVGSEVFATDIGRIVRVHCPPAIESWTKVPNSMKENIWKDIVMKYVVPEIYKPSVLLRANKAYKNWKRQLRVELDKHETIAERKRNMPKRMIKKREDWESFVDFCNTDEDRKRRAIGKKAREGLEFLHSCGRKGIHRKIYDLEKESPTGEVTRAAIFLDTHISKKINDPESSSISDIKMRLIKELVEANPDGQKDIGNDAVTLVCGRDTRGVVLGMGGGVSITKVRASAASVETLRKVQQENKSLQSDIHLLRTQYGLPTPNHTSTLQTRDELPAQDYTTPPYTLSASDVHSLRTHFGLSTPAHASTPSNQSASDIHLLRAHYELPTQNHTFTPSNLSAPHTQNRTCRPSNQSASQAPGTSNLPGRSRLAPDLSNLPVRTRLAPNGSNSPVLSRLAPPASSLPASSCFIKNFKGKTIALGSINTADPPMENVHSLIIEEIFDRNAELFDQDGKLGDILIGGVITWPKACVVSNFPASSCFIRNFKRRIIAFGNFNTADPPMEDVYSVIVKEIYDKDAELFDEDGKLGDIMIGGVINWPKACVKPC from the exons atgaggTCGAAGAGACTGGAACTTCAAGAAGCTCagcagaagcagaagaagaagctGTCAACAACAAAATCATCTTCTGCAAGCGTCAATGGCAGTTGGGCAAACGAAATTGTGAGCATTGCGGCGGATGCAAGTGTCAAAGCGGTTGCTCTCAAGAAGAAGAGGTTGTCAACAACTAAACCATCTTCTGCATTTGTAAATGGCATTAGGGAAAACGAGATTGCGACCGATCCAGTGGACGAAAGACTCATTGATGACATGCCTGATGCTGGGGGTGATATTAGAGATGAAGATACCGACAGGGTTGATTCTTGGAGCGATGCTAGAGATGAAGATGCTGGCACGCTTGATACTGGGAGAGATGCACGAGATGAAGATGCTGACATACTATATGGGGATGGAAACGGGGAAATGCAATTTGCAGAAGACCAATCGTTACCCACCAAATCTGATGAAAATGCTGACATGCTTGGCGCGAATGAAAGGGTTAACATGCAATTTGTGGAAGACCAATTGTTACCCACCAACTCTGACAAAGTTGCAGGTTCGTCAAGGAAAAGGAAACGGGATATGGTCCAAAGACAAGTAACTGACCCTCATAGCGAGTCTAATAATGCAAACTGCACCGATAATGGCCAAGGAAGCACTTCTATGCCATCAG GTATGCGTAAATTGGTTATATTCGACAAATATGGGCGGCCTTGTGATGTTGGGTCAGAAGTATTTGCAACGGATATTGGTAGGATAGTACGAGTGCACTGTCCTCCTGCGATTGAGTCTTGGACAAAAGTTCCAAACAGCATGAAAGAGAATATATGGAAAGATATTGTT ATGAAGTATGTCGTACCTGAAATTTATAAGCCTAGTGTTTTGTTAAGGGCTAACAAAGCTTATAAAAATTGGAAGCGTCAGCTGCGAGTGGAGTTGGATAAACATGAGACCATTGCTGAGAGGAAAAGAAATATGCCAAAACGTATGATCAAAAAGAGAGAAGATTGGGAGAGTTTTGTTGATTTCTGCAATACTGATGAGGATAGGAAACGTCGTGCAATTGGTAAAAAAGCTAGAGAAGGTCTTGAATTTTTACATTCATGTGGCAGGAAAGGAATTCATCGCAAAATATATGACTTG GAAAAAGAGAGTCCAACTGGTGAAGTTACCAGAGCTGCGATATTTCTTGACACCCATATTTCCAAGAAAATAAATGATCCTGAATCGTCTTCAATCTCAGATATTAAAATG AGATTAATTAAAGAGCTTGTAGAAGCTAATCCAGACGGTCAAAAAGACATTGGCAACGATGCTGTCACATTG gtATGTGGACGTGATACAAGAGGTGTTGTATTAGGCATGGGAGGAGGTGTTTCGATTACTAAGGTACGTGCTTCGGCGGCAAGTGTTGAGACTCTTCGCAAAGTACAGCAAGAAAACAAGAGTCTGCAGTCTGATATCCATTTACTCCGAACACAGTATGGATTACCCACGCCAAATCATACTTCTACGCTCCAAACACGTGATGAATTACCTGCACAAGATTATACTACTCCACCGTATACTCTATCTGCGTCTGATGTCCATTCACTCCGAACACACTTTGGACTATCCACACCAGCTCATGCTTCTACACCATCAAATCAATCTGCGTCTGACATCCATTTACTCCGAGCACACTATGAATTACCCACACAAAATCATACTTTTACACCATCAAATCTATCTGCGCCACACACACAAAATCGTACTTGTAGACCATCAAATCAATCTGCGTCTCAG GCACCTGGCACGTCCAACTTGCCTGGTCGTTCACGCTTGGCACCTGATTTGTCCAACTTGCCTGTCCGTACACGTTTGGCACCTAATGGGTCCAACTCGCCTGTTCTTTCACGTTTGGCACCTCCTGCGTCCAGCTTGCCTGCCAGTTCATGTTTTATAAAGAACTTCAAAGGAAAAACCATTGCTTTAGGTAGTATCAACACTGCTGATCCACCAATGGAAAATGTCCATAGTTTGATTATCGAAGAAATATTTGACAGAAACGCAGAATTATTTGATCAAGATGGGAAGCTTGGAGATATTCTGATCGGTGGCGTGATTACTTGGCCAAAAGCATGTGTTGTATCCAACTTCCCTGCTAGCTCATGTTTCATAAGAAACTTCAAAAGAAGAATCATCGCTTTCGGTAATTTCAACACTGCTGATCCACCGATGGAAGATGTCTACAGTGTAATCGTCAAAGAAATTTATGACAAAGATGCAGAATTATTTGATGAAGATGGGAAGCTTGGAGACATTATGATTGGTGGCGTGATTAATTGGCCAAAAGCATGTGTTAAGCCTTGTTGA